The Neorhodopirellula lusitana genome contains a region encoding:
- a CDS encoding PA2169 family four-helix-bundle protein, with the protein MSLETKTDLNTETITKLQKLIRANIDSYNGFHESAEELDDVKLSTLFRAIGDERSAMASELQQFVEFNGKDAEDDGSVAAKTHRIWINIRAKLNGGDPYVVLIEAERGEDHIKEAYEEVLKETAGSAMNDVLSAQYAKVKAGHDKVRDLRDAYAKK; encoded by the coding sequence ATGAGTCTTGAAACTAAGACCGACTTGAATACTGAAACGATCACCAAGCTTCAAAAGCTAATTCGTGCAAACATCGATTCGTACAACGGGTTCCATGAGTCCGCGGAGGAACTCGATGACGTCAAGCTATCCACCTTGTTCCGAGCGATCGGTGATGAGCGCTCAGCGATGGCTAGCGAGCTGCAGCAGTTCGTTGAATTCAACGGGAAGGACGCCGAGGACGACGGTAGCGTGGCTGCCAAAACTCACCGCATCTGGATTAACATCCGTGCGAAATTGAACGGTGGTGATCCGTACGTGGTTCTCATCGAAGCCGAGCGTGGCGAGGATCACATCAAGGAAGCGTACGAAGAAGTCCTAAAGGAAACAGCGGGAAGTGCGATGAACGACGTGCTGTCTGCACAATACGCGAAGGTCAAAGCGGGGCACGATAAGGTGCGTGACCTGCGAGATGCCTACGCAAAGAAGTAG
- the folE gene encoding GTP cyclohydrolase I FolE, which produces MTVSSKEADATSNEGSAPAPTPFFVDKNEPKNDAVDFAAIESAVKVILKAVGEDPQRDGLLETPARVARMYAEMFAGLKSDPGRHLAKVFEEDYDEIVLVRDISFCSMCEHHLLPFTGKAHIAYLPSGKVVGLSKLARVVEEVARRPQVQERLTHTVANLIEERLSARGVAVVVESTHSCMTMRGIRKPGSLCLTSAMRGAFKTDPKSRAEVLGLINRVST; this is translated from the coding sequence ATGACTGTTTCGTCGAAAGAAGCTGACGCCACTTCGAATGAGGGTTCCGCTCCGGCTCCTACCCCCTTTTTCGTTGACAAAAACGAACCGAAGAACGACGCGGTCGACTTCGCAGCAATTGAATCCGCCGTCAAAGTGATCCTGAAAGCGGTCGGGGAAGATCCCCAACGCGACGGGTTACTCGAAACTCCCGCGCGTGTCGCACGCATGTATGCGGAGATGTTCGCAGGATTGAAGTCCGATCCCGGACGGCATTTGGCGAAAGTGTTTGAAGAGGATTACGACGAAATCGTGCTGGTCCGCGACATCAGCTTTTGCAGCATGTGCGAGCATCACCTGTTGCCGTTCACCGGCAAGGCTCACATCGCCTACTTGCCCAGCGGTAAAGTGGTCGGTCTTAGCAAGTTGGCTCGGGTTGTCGAAGAGGTCGCCCGTCGACCTCAAGTGCAAGAACGTTTGACCCACACGGTCGCCAACCTGATCGAAGAACGTTTGTCCGCTCGCGGCGTGGCCGTCGTTGTCGAATCCACCCACAGCTGCATGACGATGCGTGGCATTCGCAAACCAGGCAGCCTGTGCTTGACCAGCGCCATGCGTGGCGCATTCAAGACGGACCCGAAATCGCGGGCCGAAGTGCTGGGCCTCATCAATCGCGTGTCGACTTAA
- a CDS encoding DUF1328 domain-containing protein has translation MLGWALTFLIIALIAGVLGFGVIAGTAASIAKILFVVFLVLFVIGLVLGRRGPVA, from the coding sequence ATGTTGGGCTGGGCTTTAACGTTTTTGATCATCGCTTTGATCGCTGGTGTACTTGGATTTGGCGTCATCGCCGGAACCGCTGCAAGTATCGCCAAAATCTTGTTCGTCGTATTCCTCGTACTGTTCGTTATCGGACTCGTACTAGGTCGCCGCGGACCGGTTGCCTAG